The proteins below come from a single Ruegeria sp. SCSIO 43209 genomic window:
- a CDS encoding pyridoxal phosphate-dependent aminotransferase, protein MSFLSATLSRVKPSPTIAMTSKAAELKAAGRDVIGLSAGEPDFDTPQNIKDAAVAAIAAGKTKYTAPDGIPELKQAVCAKMKRDHGLDYTPAQVSVGTGGKQTLYNALMATLNEGDEVLIPAPYWVSYPDMVLLAGGTPVIVETSLQTNFKLTADQLEAAITPKTKWFIFNSPSNPTGAGYSRAELKELTDVLMRHPHVWVMTDDMYEHLAYDGFEFCTPAQVEPRLYDRTLTCNGVSKAYAMTGWRIGYAAGPVELIAAMRKVQSQSTSNPSSVSQWAAVEALNGTQAFLAPNNEIFKRRRDLVVDMLSQIDGISCPTPEGAFYVYPSIAGLIGKTTPAGTVIDSDETFAIALLEEADVAVVFGAAFGLSPNFRVSYATSDEALTEACTRIQRFCAELT, encoded by the coding sequence GGGCTGAGCGCAGGCGAGCCCGATTTCGACACGCCGCAGAACATCAAGGACGCCGCCGTGGCCGCCATCGCTGCGGGCAAGACCAAATATACTGCTCCGGACGGCATCCCCGAGCTGAAACAGGCGGTTTGCGCCAAGATGAAGCGTGACCACGGATTGGACTATACGCCCGCTCAGGTCTCGGTCGGGACCGGGGGTAAGCAGACGCTTTACAACGCGCTAATGGCTACGCTGAACGAGGGCGATGAGGTCCTCATCCCCGCGCCCTATTGGGTCAGCTACCCGGACATGGTGTTGCTGGCCGGTGGCACACCCGTGATCGTCGAAACTTCGCTGCAGACCAATTTCAAACTGACAGCGGATCAACTGGAAGCCGCAATCACACCTAAAACGAAATGGTTCATCTTCAACTCACCCTCGAATCCCACCGGAGCGGGCTATAGCCGGGCTGAACTGAAAGAACTGACAGATGTCCTGATGCGGCATCCGCATGTTTGGGTGATGACCGATGATATGTATGAGCACCTGGCCTATGACGGGTTCGAGTTCTGCACGCCCGCACAGGTGGAACCGAGACTTTATGATCGGACGCTGACCTGCAATGGCGTCTCCAAAGCCTATGCCATGACCGGTTGGCGTATTGGCTATGCGGCAGGCCCGGTCGAGTTGATCGCCGCGATGCGCAAGGTGCAATCTCAATCAACTTCGAATCCCAGTTCGGTCAGCCAATGGGCAGCAGTCGAGGCTCTGAATGGAACTCAAGCATTCCTTGCGCCGAATAATGAGATCTTCAAACGCCGTCGCGATCTGGTCGTCGACATGCTCAGCCAAATCGACGGTATCTCGTGCCCGACACCCGAAGGCGCGTTCTACGTCTATCCATCAATTGCAGGCTTGATCGGGAAAACCACACCCGCGGGCACTGTGATAGATTCGGACGAAACCTTCGCAATCGCCCTGCTGGAAGAGGCCGACGTGGCGGTTGTGTTTGGCGCTGCTTTTGGTCTGTCCCCCAATTTCCGCGTCAGCTATGCGACCTCTGATGAAGCCCTGACTGAAGCCTGCACACGCATCCAACGTTTTTGCGCCGAGCTCACCTGA
- a CDS encoding MATE family efflux transporter: MNNVMTYPGHLRAIAVLGLPLIGGHLAQYAIGLTDTVMLGWYGVEALAAVTLANSYYFVLFLFGAGFGWAVMPMVATAAAEENETSIRRSTRMGLWLSLIYATVMMPLLWWSHPILIALKQEPQVAETASVYLRVAGWGLFPALLVMVLKSYLAALERTQIVLWITIVAAVVNGVTNYALIFGNWGAPELGVIGAAIASVVTQIVSLVAVVIYAVRALPEHSLFQRFWRPDWEMFMSVLRLGVPIGLTTLAEVSLFAISAVMMGWLGPVPLAAHGIALNLASATFMVHLGLSNVATIRAGNALGRRDRAHLEKGAITVTGMSLIVSVLTIVLFLTCAEPLISLFMEADDPQRPQILLIGTGLLAMAALFQLVDGAQVIALGLLRGLQDAKVPMVMAALSYWVIGIPASYYFGFVRGMEGIGVWLGLVIGLACAAVLLMARFWLRSVRDVGEVPA; the protein is encoded by the coding sequence ATGAACAATGTGATGACATATCCCGGCCATTTGCGCGCAATCGCGGTGCTGGGCCTGCCATTGATTGGCGGGCATCTGGCACAGTATGCGATTGGTTTGACCGATACCGTCATGCTAGGTTGGTACGGGGTCGAGGCGTTGGCTGCCGTGACGCTGGCCAACAGCTATTACTTCGTCCTGTTCCTGTTTGGTGCCGGGTTTGGGTGGGCCGTAATGCCAATGGTGGCGACCGCTGCCGCCGAGGAGAATGAGACCAGCATTCGCCGCTCCACTCGTATGGGTCTGTGGCTATCACTGATCTATGCGACGGTGATGATGCCCCTTTTGTGGTGGTCCCATCCGATCCTGATTGCTTTGAAGCAAGAGCCGCAAGTCGCTGAAACTGCGTCAGTATACCTGCGGGTCGCGGGGTGGGGCTTGTTCCCGGCGCTGTTGGTGATGGTCCTGAAGTCCTATTTGGCCGCGCTTGAGCGGACGCAGATTGTGCTGTGGATCACGATTGTTGCAGCTGTGGTCAATGGCGTGACCAACTATGCGCTGATCTTCGGAAACTGGGGCGCGCCCGAACTTGGGGTGATTGGTGCGGCTATCGCGTCAGTGGTGACGCAGATCGTATCATTGGTGGCGGTCGTGATTTATGCGGTGCGTGCGTTGCCGGAACACAGCTTGTTTCAGCGGTTTTGGCGCCCGGATTGGGAGATGTTCATGAGCGTGCTGCGTTTGGGCGTTCCCATCGGTCTGACGACACTGGCGGAGGTGTCGTTATTCGCGATCTCTGCTGTCATGATGGGCTGGTTGGGTCCAGTGCCGCTGGCAGCTCACGGGATTGCGTTGAACCTCGCCTCAGCGACGTTCATGGTTCATTTGGGCCTGTCTAATGTGGCGACTATTCGGGCGGGCAACGCGTTGGGTCGACGGGATCGGGCGCATCTTGAGAAAGGCGCGATTACGGTGACCGGGATGTCGTTGATCGTGTCGGTCTTGACAATTGTTCTGTTCCTGACATGCGCTGAGCCCCTGATCTCGCTGTTTATGGAGGCCGATGATCCGCAGCGGCCACAGATCCTGCTAATCGGCACTGGCCTGCTGGCGATGGCTGCGTTGTTCCAGCTGGTCGATGGGGCGCAGGTCATCGCACTAGGCCTGTTGCGAGGTTTGCAGGATGCAAAAGTACCGATGGTGATGGCCGCACTCAGCTATTGGGTGATCGGTATCCCCGCTTCGTACTATTTCGGCTTTGTTCGAGGTATGGAGGGGATCGGAGTCTGGCTTGGCCTCGTGATTGGCCTCGCTTGTGCTGCCGTATTGTTGATGGCGCGCTTCTGGCTAAGGTCGGTGCGCGATGTAGGAGAAGTTCCCGCCTAG